One part of the Actinomycetota bacterium genome encodes these proteins:
- a CDS encoding DUF3263 domain-containing protein: protein MAAATSPEHSGSGPVGELNARDAEILTFERQWWKFAGAKEQAIRDKFAMSATRYYQVLNALIDQPEALAHDPLLVKRLRRLRASRQRQRSAKRLGIDLNLDA, encoded by the coding sequence ATGGCGGCAGCAACCAGCCCGGAGCACAGCGGTAGCGGTCCGGTCGGCGAGCTCAACGCCCGCGACGCGGAGATCTTGACCTTCGAGCGCCAGTGGTGGAAGTTCGCCGGCGCCAAGGAACAGGCCATCCGGGACAAGTTCGCCATGTCGGCCACCCGGTACTACCAGGTGCTCAACGCCCTGATCGACCAGCCCGAGGCGCTGGCCCACGACCCGCTGCTGGTCAAGCGGCTGCGGCGGCTGCGGGCCAGCCGGCAGCGTCAACGTTCCGCCAAGCGCCTGGGGATCGATCTCAACCTCGACGCGTAG